In the genome of Tripterygium wilfordii isolate XIE 37 chromosome 19, ASM1340144v1, whole genome shotgun sequence, one region contains:
- the LOC119985347 gene encoding uncharacterized protein LOC119985347, producing MEETMADSIVEEREEVMVSLTGENIPTRRQAHFLKPILSCQVGEAPSPHSLCSSPLPPYFEPEMWPLKVNFRGWGYPTKVWLSWVYRLHNTYESVWKQAGIYEAIMSSTCWIRRTDDLIIGIAEKWCHDTNTFIFPWGEATVTLEDMMILGGYSVIGRPISPATCCVLETNELKQIEKKLNEARIQLLRGSNSQKKWMMKFVDREMEHEAFLSLWLSRFVLSDSDKVIKDHVFPVAILLSRGIRFALAPAVLSSIYRDLRLLKEAIVALTVFETGESNACLEISLHSSLRYVQLWLWERFLDLHPKPNAIKHGDPIAARWDKVKKLKIENVRLVLDTAGESFLWRPYAVRVSGRDFPKFYKEKEEWLHVDKVIEEDIASFALCVRASELVGLNSIEQYLPHRVALQFGMDQDIPGNVARCNDSPELAWNNFARTFSNKFYVPARLFESDVTVQYLNWWKKSWLDCKDLIRNVVGRKRSFRKKLKYVPLASLTPEQLPRDALRKYGDKTEYPTGFPTTTNNKLEAAMGKKGDNDADVPPGFPPKSIHGKVLDFAEELKFSTGELSRSCNRHQRFSDVAVTDGSCYASQKKCLSTSAAADNRALGGKTGKNDDSNACFTPNKVLGAAMERKEGNDPYVPPGFPPKIMQLKVGDSVNEVESTTGQVLRSFDRHDYSASDRTARDVRSSANAGQGYSISAAADDRALKGKIGNDNACFTPNKVLEAAMGRKGDNDADVPPGFPPKSIQVKVEFSVTEVEPTGGEVLGSFNRHQDDVRSYAGCALDHSTSAAVDDGAIKEMELQKTLMKETTDINAAIGGPMRTMEDEDRRMNEITEIDIQIPELKLDARVARLENMIAKLKAKKFGHDSQV from the coding sequence ATGGAGGAAACAATGGCAGACTCCATagttgaagagagagaagaggtcATGGTGTCTTTAACAGGTGAAAATATCCCAACTCGTAGACAAGCTCATTTTCTAAAACCCATCTTGAGTTGCCAGGTTGGAGAAGCTCCCTCTCCTCATTCACTATGCTCCTCCCCTCTGCCACCCTATTTTGAGCCTGAAATGTGGCCATTGAAAGTCAATTTCAGAGGATGGGGATACCCAACAAAAGTTTGGCTTTCATGGGTTTACAGATTGCATAATACATACGAGTCTGTGTGGAAACAAGCAGGTATTTATGAAGCAATCATGAGTTCTACTTGCTGGATCAGGAGAAcagatgatttgattattgggaTTGCAGAGAAATGGTGTCATGACACCAATACCTTCATTTTTCCTTGGGGAGAAGCAACTGTTACATTGGAAGACATGATGATTCTGGGTGGTTACTCTGTCATTGGCCGCCCTATTTCCCCTGCTACATGTTGTGTTCTTGAAACCAATGAATTGaaacaaattgaaaagaaaCTGAATGAAGCGCGGATACAACTTTTGAGGGGTTCAAATTCCCAAAAGAAGTGGATGATGAAGTTTGTGGATAGGGAAATGGAACATGAAGCATTTCTTTCACTGTGGCTGTCAAGGTTTGTTCTGAGTGATTCTGACAAGGTAATCAAAGATCATGTTTTCCCAGTAGCTATTCTTTTATCTAGAGGGATTCGTTTTGCGCTTGCACCAGCAGTTCTATCTAGCATTTATAGAGACTTGAGGCTACTAAAGGAAGCCATTGTTGCTTTGACCGTGTTTGAGACTGGTGAGAGTAATGCATGTCTAGAAATTAGCCTGCATTCATCATTGAGATATGTTCAGCTTTGGCTATGGGAGAGATTTCTAGATTTGCATCCCAAACCCAATGCAATCAAACATGGTGATCCTATAGCAGCTCGGTGGGATAAGGTGAAGAAACTCAAAATAGAGAATGTAAGGTTGGTGTTGGACACAGCTGGTGAGAGCTTTCTTTGGCGGCCTTATGCTGTAAGGGTGAGTGGCCGGGACTTCCCAAAGTTctacaaagagaaagaagagtgGTTGCATGTCGATAAGGTAATCGAAGAAGATATTGCATCATTTGCTCTATGTGTGAGGGCATCTGAGTTGGTGGGGTTAAATTCTATTGAACAGTACCTCCCACATCGAGTGGCATTGCAATTTGGAATGGATCAGGACATTCCTGGCAATGTTGCTCGATGTAATGACTCACCTGAACTTGCTTGGAACAATTTCGCGAGGACATTCTCCAACAAGTTTTATGTTCCAGCTCGGCTTTTTGAGTCTGATGTTACTGTTCAATACTTAAACTGGTGGAAGAAGTCATGGTTAGATTGTAAAGATTTGATCAGGAATGTTGTTGGGAGAAAAAGAAGTTTtaggaaaaaattgaaatatgtGCCACTAGCATCTTTAACTCCAGAACAATTGCCACGAGATGCACTGAGAAAGTATGGGGATAAAACTGAATATCCTACTGGTTTTCCTACTACTACTAATAACAAGTTAGAGGCTGCAATGGGGAAGAAGGGAGATAATGATGCAGATGTTCCTCCGGGTTTCCCTCCCAAAAGTATCCATGGTAAAGTGCTGgattttgctgaagaattgaagTTTTCTACTGGGGAACTATCACGATCTTGCAATAGGCATCAGAGGTTTTCTGATGTAGCTGTTACTGACGGTAGCTGTTATGCTAGTCAAAAGAAATGTCTTTCAACTTCAGCAGCAGCAGACAACAGAGCTCTTGGAGGTAAAACTGGAAAGAATGACGATAGCAATGCATGTTTTACTCCTAATAAAGTATTAGGGGCTGCAATGGAGAGGAAGGAAGGTAATGATCCTTATGTTCCTCCAGGTTTCCCTCCCAAAATTATGCAGTTGAAAGTTGGTGATTCTGTTAATGAAGTAGAATCCACCACTGGGCAAGTACTAAGATCTTTCGATAGGCACGACTACAGTGCCTCTGATAGAACAGCTCGTGATGTTAGGAGTTCTGCAAATGCAGGACAAGGTTATTCCATTTCAGCAGCAGCAGATGACAGAGCTCTTAAAGGTAAAATTGGCAATGATAATGCATGTTTTACTCCTAACAAAGTGTTAGAGGCTGCAATGGGGAGGAAGGGAGATAATGATGCAGATGTTCCTCCAGGTTTTCCTCCCAAAAGTATCCAGGTGAAAGTAGAGTTTTCTGTTACAGAAGTAGAACCCACTGGTGGGGAAGTATTGGGGTCTTTCAATAGGCACCAAGATGATGTTAGAAGTTATGCAGGTTGCGCACTTGATCATTCAACTTCAGCAGCAGTAGACGATGGAGCTATTAAAGAAATGGAATTGCAAAAAACCCTGATGAAAGAGACTACTGATATCAATGCTGCAATAGGAGGGCCAATGCGGACCATGGAAGATGAAGACAGGAGAATGAATGAAATCACAGAAATTGATATTCAGATTCCAGAACTCAAACTTGATGCTCGGGTTGCTAGGCTTGAGAACATGATCGCTAAGCTTAAAGCGAAAAAATTTGGTCACGACTCACAAGTCTGA
- the LOC119985662 gene encoding probable serine/threonine-protein kinase PBL23: protein MSCFPCCMSQERRSRKSLKKSIKEYQDTKTLASFANISFKTDSSRRKYIANEIKKLGKGNIPAHIFTFRELCVSTNNFNHDNLLGEGGFGRVYKGCLEDTNQVIAVKQLDRNGFQGNREFLVEVMMLSLLHHPNLVNLVGYCADGDQRILAYEYMANGSLEDHLLDLAPGRKPLDWSTRMKIASGAAKGLEYLHETANPPVIYRDFKASNILLDEEFNPKLSDFGLAKLGPTGDKTHVSTRVMGTYGYCAPEYASTGQLTTKSDVYSFGVVFLELITGRRVIDNSRPTEEHNLVLWSQPLFKDRKKFALMADPLLEGKYPMKSLYQALAVAAMCLQEEASTRPLMSDVVTALEFLAGNKSLDEVGELEDTMETAETNSVGGY from the exons ATGAGCTGCTTCCCATGTTGCATGTCACAGGAAAGAAGAAGTAGGAAATCATTGAAGAAAAGCATCAAGGAATACCAAGACACCAAAACTTTAGCCTCATTTGCCAACATCTCCTTTAAAACAG ATAGCAGCAGACGAAAGTACATTGCCAACGAAATAAAAAAGCTCGGAAAAGGCAACATACCTGCTCATATTTTCACATTCCGGGAGCTATGCGTTTCTACTAATAACTTCAACCATGATAACCTGCTTGGTGAAGGTGGTTTTGGGAGGGTCTACAAAGGATGCCTTGAAGACACAAATCAA GTTATTGCAGTTAAGCAACTTGACAGAAATGGATTTCAAGGAAATCGAGAATTTCTCGTAGAAGTTATGATGTTAAGTCTTCTTCACCACCCTAACCTCGTCAATTTGGTTGGATATTGCGCGGATGGTGATCAGAGGATATTAGCTTACGAATACATGGCCAATGGCTCACTCGAGGATCACCTTCTCG ATTTAGCTCCAGGTAGAAAGCCTTTGGATTGGAGTACAAGGATGAAAATTGCTTCAGGAGCAGCAAAAGGGCTTGAATACTTGCACGAAACTGCCAACCCGCCAGTTATCTACCGCGATTTCAAGGCATCGAACATACTATTAGATGAGGAATTCAATCCCAAACTCTCCGATTTTGGTCTTGCAAAGCTTGGTCCTACTGGTGATAAAACTCATGTCTCCACCAGGGTGATGGGAACTTATGGATATTGTGCTCCTGAGTATGCATCGACTGGCCAATTGACAACGAAATCCGACGTTTACAGCTTTGGAGTCGTGTTTTTAGAGTTAATCACCGGAAGGCGAGTCATCGACAATTCAAGACCAACAGAAGAACATAATCTAGTTCTTTGG TCACAACCTCTATTTAAAGACAGGAAAAAGTTTGCGTTAATGGCGGATCCATTGCTAGAAGGGAAGTACCCAATGAAGAGTCTCTACCAAGCACTTGCAGTTGCAGCAATGTGCCTGCAAGAGGAAGCTAGTACAAGGCCATTGATGAGTGATGTAGTAACAGCTCTAGAGTTCTTAGCCGGGAACAAGAGTCTTGACGAAGTCGGTGAGTTAGAAGATACAATGGAAACTGCTGAGACCAATAGTGTGGGGGGGTATTGA